ACCTGTTTACAAACCAACGCTCAAAATCAACCACCGATAGCGACCAATTAGTTGATGAGCTGTATCGCCAAATCGGTCAGTTGAAGGTAGAACTGGATTGGCTTCAAAAAAAAACGCAACTTCTCCGTTGACCAGAAACGACGCCTCGTTGAAAAGGGGTGTGATTCACCGTCAGTTGCGAGACAATGCGAACTGTTAGGGTTGTCAAGAGCCTCATTCTATTATCAACCTGTGGGTGAATCGCCACAAAATCTGCTCTATATGCG
This window of the Candidatus Poribacteria bacterium genome carries:
- a CDS encoding IS3 family transposase — its product is QIASEYGVHPNQVSQWKKQVLDQLPDLFTNQRSKSTTDSDQLVDELYRQIGQLKVELDWLQKKTQLLR